A single Pan troglodytes isolate AG18354 chromosome X, NHGRI_mPanTro3-v2.0_pri, whole genome shotgun sequence DNA region contains:
- the TCEAL8 gene encoding transcription elongation factor A protein-like 8 encodes MQKSCEENEGKPQNMPKAEEDRPLEDVPQEAEGNPQPSEEGVSQEAEGNPRGGPNQPGQGFKEDTPVRHLDPEEMIRGVDELERLREEIRRVRNKFVMMHWKQRHSRSRPYPVCFRP; translated from the coding sequence atgCAAAAGTCTTGTGAAGAAAATGAGGGAAAACCACAGAACATGCCAAAGGCCGAGGAAGATCGCCCTTTGGAGGATGTACCACAGGAGGCAGAAGGAAATCCTCAACCTTCCGAAGAAGGTGTAAGCCAGGAAGCAGAAGGAAACCCCAGAGGAGGGCCGAATCAGCCTGGCCAGGGATTTAAAGAGGACACACCCGTTAGGCATTTGGACCCTGAAGAAATGATAAGAGGAGTAGATGAGCTTGAAAGGCTTAGGGAAGAGATAAGAAGAGTAAGAAACAAGTTTGTGATGATGCATTGGAAGCAAAGACATTCACGCAGCCGTCCTTATCCTGTGTGCTTTAGGCCTTGA